Within Coregonus clupeaformis isolate EN_2021a chromosome 20, ASM2061545v1, whole genome shotgun sequence, the genomic segment CCAATCTACTACCAGCAAATAgaaaataaatggcaaaaaaattcTCAATCTCTCGAATTTGAGTTTCCTGATGATACTTGATAATACAGAGTTCATTGTACTTAGAGGAAAACAAACTTATTTAAAGGTAGACTCTCCCTCAtcgcaatatctgcggtgctgcttgtagcaacgtcatttcgctgagtctacctttaattgAAGGAAAATAATTTTCTAACTGCAAGCCGACAGCAGACATCTTAACAGGTCTTTCATTTGCTTTCTGGCACATAAAATACATGTCCTTTCACAGAAAAGACAATCTGATATGATATTAAGGCAGCGTATTTATCACAAAAACAGTAAACATTTCAGAGGAAATTGTTTGATATCACCAATGCTCAATTATGACAGCTTTGGACACTAGAACTTTGTCCAACACTACAATAGCAATAGTTGATTTGTTCATAGTTATGACATAATATGGTTAAAGCATCTCGGAAAAGCTGAATTCACTTTTTCGGCTTGAAGCAtttctccttctcaaactgagcTATTTGGCTGAAGATATCTAGGAGATTAGTTGACAGCTCTTTATTTCCTCCTGCAGATCCCTTACCATTCAGAGAGGCCTCAGTGGAAGACCTGTTATCCCCTACATCAGACCGTCGGGTGGCCCTATTCTTCTCTCCTCGCTCTGTGCGACCATACCTCCCACTATCTGATCGTCTGTAAGTGGATATGTGGGACTGTGACGGGAGCTCGTTGGCGTACCGGTCAGATTTGCAGGAATGCTCTGAGCTGGCAGATGAGGACATTCTTCTGTGTTTGACTTTCTCCAATGAGCTGGGAACTTCTTGTGGGCCACTTTGATCCTCCTGGCCCTGGCTCTTCCAATGGCCCCTGGAggcttccctctccctcccattcACCTCCCCATCACTGGTCTTGTCACTTCGGACACCTTTCCCCTTGCTGCTCTCAGCTCGCTGAGGAGAGCCGTCAACAGGGCCATCTTCAAACCTACCTCTGCTGTTGTCCGGAGCGTCTGTGGACACTGATGATAAAGAGCGATGCCTGCCTTTGCTGTGGTGCTGACTATGCTCTTCAGTCCTCTCTGGCCCCTCAAACGGCCGGACAAAGCTACATTTCTGATCCAGGAAGGAGGCAGAGGTGTTGGGTGGGGCAGGGTACCACTCCTCCTCGTCATCAGACACACTCCTGTTGTTCCTGGATGAAACCCTCTGCTTGAGTTTCTCCCCTCGAGATGACCGTCTGCGTTTGCGCTTCTTTTTCTTTGACTTCCTGTGcccggaggaggaggagtggtcggACGAAGAGGAGGTGGAAGACGATGATGTTGATGAAGAGGATGATATCTTCCGTTTCTTTTTCATTCTAGAGGGAGTTATAGCAAAGACTGAAACTATGTAGCTACAATATCAAATTAGGTGATATTGGTGACCAACTTAAAATGATGATTGATATTTAGCCAAATTAAATTATGTGTATGCATTTTGTTTTAAAAGGCAACCGATGAGCTGACAGTTTACCTTCCTGACGTTGGATTGGTATGGATTTACCTTTTTTCTTCTTTCAAGATCTTACGCAATTTTTCTGCACTTGTCTCCACATTCTTAGCTTTTTCCGCTTCCTTTGCAGCTGCCTCTTCTCTCAGTTTGAGGGATTTCTTTAAAGCAGTCAATTTTCATAGTAAAATTGCACCCGATTTCAAGATTCAAGAATTCAACACACATGGGAGGAAACCAGGAATGTGAAAAACATTAATCCATTAATTTGGATGGACAAGGAAAATGGCACATACAGACAAGTTTACCATAGCATGATCCAGAAATCATATTTATAGGTAGAGAACAAATGGCAATTTTTCCAGGTGGACAAAAAGGGTTTACATTTACCGCATTGAGACCAGGTCCAGCGTACCAACCATTTTCATTCCAGTTGTAAGGTTGTTTGTTCCCCCAATAGACACGCGACAATCAAGGAAGTCGGGTAGAGTCAAAGGGCAGAGTCCCAGATTGCAGACACGCACACAACAAAACACTTCATCAGTATTACAAGGCTCCCTGTGTGTTAGGCCAAACACACAAACTCATACAACAAAATTACTTTTAACTGGCCCCTTTTCAAATGTTCATGTTCAAATATGTCAAGCAAACAGAAAGTATTAGTCATATGAGGGTGTTAAAACAGTCAGAAACCGACTTTCCAATCGAAGCCTAGCTTCTTAAATGGGAGACAAGTGGAATAGTTGGCATAACCCATGGAATGTTCCAGCTCACCTGGATAAGTAGCTCTATTTTTCTCAATGCTTCCTTGGCATCCGGGAAGGAGTCTTCTAAGGCCAGGGCTTTTCTGTAGAGGCCCTCAGCTGTGACTAACTTTTCTTCCTCCTCCAGTCTAAcagagggaaacaagtattttaGAGAGGAGGGGTTGTCACTTAGAAACACAGGATGAGGGAAAACCTTCCTACTTACTGGCCACCTCGCTCTACCAGGGTCTGGCATAGGTATTTCTTAGCATTTCTGTGGGTTGGGCAACTTTCCAATGCCAGCTCAAAGTCTGTTATTGCCTTCAGCAAACTCCCTTTGTTGGCATACCTGGGAAAAATCAAATGGCAGGTTTATATTagctttttagtcatttagcagacgctcttatccagagcgacttacagttagtgagtgcatacattttcattagcTGTAGGACAACTACATTTTATGTTACaattaaaaacatatatatttaaaaaactaacTAGCAGAGTTTAGGCTGGGAGTGCTGACTATTACATTATCAATCAAATTAGATGGATACTCACAGTGCACCACGTGCCACAAGGGCTTCCACATTGTTAGTGTCAATATTTAAGGCCTTATTATATTCATTCATTGCGTCGACGTGGCGACCAGACTTGAAGTGGTCCACACCAACCCTCACACTGTAACGCAAGACATAATGTATATTGACAAAACAAAGCGCGATTAGGAGCAGTTCATGCATTCTGTAAACAATAGGCTAGCACAGATCTAGTCACCTGCTGCTCTAATGTTCTCCAACATGCAGAGAGTTAAAATGTCAGGCATACCATTTAAGAGCCCAGGACGCAGACTGCTTCTTTCGGATAGTTGTGGCAAAGTCCTCCTCAAGGAAATGTTTGCTGTAAAGGAGAGTCCCAAAATACAGTCGTGCTGATAAAAGGGGGCAAGGGGTATCAATTTCTGGGAAGCGTGTCTGCTGAAGAgtgtgacaaaacaacaaatttgTCTTCTCACCTCTGTAGCCCTCTCATGAGTGAGGGAGGCTGTGTGTCACTGATCCCAATCTTGCCCAGGAGATACTCCACGTTAGACGGGTTGGAGTATCCAAGAGTACCCTCTAAAACCCTCTCATAGGTTTCAGTGTTGTCGTTGGCAACCCTCACACTGCGACTGGGTAAAACAATGAAAACAATACAATGAGCAAAGAATTAGCCTAAGGTCTAGCGGAACTATTTTTCACCTTATGTTTTCTGCCAATTAGAATACGTCTGTCTTACCTGTATTGAAGTGGAAGATCATCTCTACTAAAAACTCCAAGCTTTAGGCTCATCAGGTTTGGGGCGAGGGAGGAGGGCTGAAGTGAAATGGTTATCTTCTCATGGTATCGGTCAATATCCTTCACTCCAGCTAGAGCACAGCACATGGTATATGGGTCAGTTTGTTGACTTTTATCACAAAACGGCATTGTGAACATGTTTACATTTACTACACATAGTTAGCTAGTGCACTGTGCATTAACCTCTTATCAAATCGTTAATCTGATAGTACGATAGCGGATCGTCATGATTGCCATTGGAAGGTACATCTCTAAGGGGACACAGGGcctgaggagagaaagaaagcagaGAAAGAGGTTACCATGTGCTCCTATTTCTTCAATACAAAACACTGAGCACCAGGCCAAAGCCACAAACCTTACCGTGAGCTCCAGatcctctatgtctctctctagtcCACCTCCCATGCAGATCAGTGTTACAAAGAAGCCAAAATCCCTGATGGAGTTGATCCTGCCTATCACGATGTCCCCTCGCTCCATGTCCCTGTACAACAGATTCCTCCGCTCCTCAAATGACACCTCCATGAACTGCTCCAGAGGGGGCATGATGGCGTAGGGCTCTAGGAAAAGGATATTAGGCCAAACTCAATACAATATGTTAATTTACCTCTACATTTGACAGTAACAGCTaccttccccttcctcctccaaCACATCCTCCACCGTTGCACTGGATTTCCATGATGGTGCAAATAGGATGTCAGCTTTTCTAGCAATGAACTGCTCCTCTAAGGCATTGTCCTCCCCTCCATCTTTCCTGTAAAAGATAGATATTAATGATAATGTTAAAATGGTCTGGAAATTTGCCATTGACATTGTTGGTGTTGCCAACTTGGTGTTCCATTAGCCTACATTTGGATTCAAAATGTTAGTTAAATCACTGTACTGTCCATTTAAAATTACCTTTGATAGCTGGCCTTGGACAAGTCCGGTTCAATAGCTTTGAAATCTGGATTTTCACTTTGTTCACATTTGAGATGGGTAAACAGGCTTTGTCCATGGTGAGACAAAGTCTGCCTCAGTAAATCTCTATCCATTTTCAGTTCTTCGCATCAGAATTCAGCCTGGTTAGCTACTATGCACAACATCCTGTaacagaagaaaaacatggcatatatagctagctagtagctagcccaataatggactaaaggagcctTGCGTTACTCTGTATAGTCCAAGGACCTGACAATTTCTGTTTAAATATAATACTTGtggtacggttctagaaacatacaCCCCtatactttcatatcacatcaaaataaacCACTCAGTCATCCGTCTGTGTAAACAAgtgctgtaacatggaaatacGGCCGTGTGGGAACGCTAACCCTATAAaagtgtgtatcaatttaaccttttattttttgaaaattatttctcACTGATATGAAATATAAGGTACTTATGCTTCCAAAACagtaccgcaagcgatgcgtgttaatgttcagaccgagaGTCCTGGCtattaacaaaactcccccgtgcagaagacgccttcgtccaaCAATTACTTGTGTATGGAACAGCGAGTCATGATCAAGGACTAACTAGTAGTTGGCCAATAATCACAAATACAATTACATTTAACACAGCCAGCCAGCAATTTACGAGAGCAACATGCATAACTAACTAAGTTAGCCAGCTGTAAATATACGTCATGGCCAAAGACAGGTTTTGAAACTGTGTTAATATGGCTCTTACGCTAGCTGGCTAACGCGTTAGCTGTCTAGCTGACGACGTTCGTTACAACTGCTGCATGTACCGCGGACAAGCAGTTTACCAACTAAGTCACAGTACTCATCGACACACGGTGGTTCATTCCCATGCAgatgtacattacatttacgcCAATTATTCACATAGCAGTTACCTGTATGACAGAAGCGTGCAAAATAAAACATCGAAAGGCCGGAACTTTAATCTTCTTCAACGGTGGGATTTTAGGGCGGATTACATCCAACAATGGTGTATTGCTGCCTCCTACTGGATGGGGtgaaaactatactgaacaaaaatataaacgcaacaatttaaaagattttaatgtgttatagttcatataaggaaatcagtcaactgaaataaattaattaggccctaatctatggatttcacatgactgggaaaacagagatgcatctcttggtcacagatacctttttttttaaaggtaggggtgtggatcagaaaaccagtcagtatctggtgcgaCCACcgttgcctcatgcagcgcaacatctccttcgcatagagttgatcaggctgttgattgtggcctgtggaatgttgtccccagcacaaagtgcacttgtgtaatgatcatgctgtttaatcagcttgttgatatgccacacctgtcaggtggatggattatcttggcaaagaagaaacgctcactgacagggatgtcaacacatttgagagaaataagctttttctgcgtatggaacatttcagtgatcttttatttcagctcattaaacatgggaccaacactttacatgttgcatttaatATTTTTGCTCAATAGCAAGATGACgaagaaacaatttaattcactctccataaccccatactgccagtgccagcccatagccaaatgtttatctagctagctaacgttagcatatccACTAGttagcacaacatagctagctaaggacactgcactaactcGGCAGCTAACGCAGGTAGCTGTTTAATGGAaactaatccattgtgatttcaTTATAATGTTAACACTAGCTACAGGTTAGCTAGCTTAGATATaatatttagtgttgtgtgcattacCTCTGTGCATTTAGCTAGCATCCgatagcctacattgcatatgaagtgtgactggctaATGACATTTAAAAGGAGAAATTCACCCTGGGGGGATCTGGGCTTGTTTTCATCATGTCAGAGGCATTTCTAAGTCAGTGAGATGACATAATTGCCCAGGAGATACACCCTATGATGGCTTATGGTGTATTGTTCCTATCGGCGGATTCATTGCTAAATTTACAAGTGGACACATTTTTTCCAGTCTCTGAAAGATTACAACTCGTGTGTGgctgcagtgttgccaactttgtcgctatatttagcgagtattcatacccctctagcgacacatttttaaaaaatcgactagcgacaaatgtagcaactttttctggtgttattggagacttttggagactgacgtgaaagcacgtatagttcttactcttctcaacgagcagccgGTGTggccgtgggccccacccctgtcccaaagcactcacaggcggcccagtccctcccagctgcagtcagagtaggagatgttcacccctccgcgtccagactgcaaattaaTCGTGCATgtgggaagccgccgctggctgatcccgccctggcttacattcagggtgggatgtaaatgtaaaatgttctttgtctaaaataaatcactgcacaaaaataaatcactgcatttgactcacacagactcagtcacttactcacctcgtccactgtgtgtgcctctctgtgacataacctaaacatctagctggctagcacatcatgtctcagtctaaactgtacactcaaaaatacagaaaggagtgggaatcaaaccctgaattcaaaggctggttgaagccATTTATTGGAGATGATATACGGgcatactgcctgtattgtaaggctgatttctatgccaaacttagtgatgtaaaaaaacacatgacaactcaaaaacatactcaaaaggcaaaaccttataacagttccacccaaaacaagctgccatttatggtttaaaaaaattgactctgcaaaagaggctgaggccaccatggcattagctatcgctgaacactgttccatgctggcatgtgatcacattggagaagcatgtacagctgctttctcagactccactgctgctacccacttcaaAATGCACAGGACAAAGTGCACAGAAATGATTAATGGTATTCTAGCACCATACTTTCTGATAAAGTTGGTCACAGATGTGGGTGAGCAGCGTTTCAGCCTCCTCCTCGATGAGTCCATGGATGTAATTGTTTCTAAGTACCtgggggttgtgataaggtactttagtgacaccaagcagacaattgtatcaacatttctggggcttgatgagttggagggaggagatgccaaATCTATAGCCCGTGCTGTTGTGGCTTTCCTCGAGAAGTGTTGTCTTAAAAAAGAGAAACCCCTGGGGATATCgactgacaatgcctctgttatgacggggattaacaatggggtccataaagtgctgaaggaggagtatgGCCTCGAAGATCTGGTTCTTATTTGCTGTGTATGCCActctctgcagcttgctgtaagtcatgcttccaatgacaccatccccCTTAGTGTGGAGTACTTGGTACGAGAGACTTATAACTGGTTTTCAGTGTTCTAAAGCACAGGGAGGCCTACaaggccatatacagtggggaaaaaaagtatttagtcagccaccaattgtgcaagttctcccacttaaaaagatgagagaggcctgtaattttcatcataggtacacgtcaactatgacagacaaaatgaggaaagaaatccagaaaatcacattgtaggattttttatgaatttatttgcaaattatggtggaaaataagtatttggtcaataacaaaagtttctcaatactttgttatataccctttgttggcaatgacacaggtcaaacgttttctgtaagtcttcacaaggttttcacacactgttgctggtattttggcccattcctccatgcagatctcctct encodes:
- the LOC121533430 gene encoding tetratricopeptide repeat protein 14; protein product: MDRDLLRQTLSHHGQSLFTHLKCEQSENPDFKAIEPDLSKASYQRKDGGEDNALEEQFIARKADILFAPSWKSSATVEDVLEEEGEEPYAIMPPLEQFMEVSFEERRNLLYRDMERGDIVIGRINSIRDFGFFVTLICMGGGLERDIEDLELTALCPLRDVPSNGNHDDPLSYYQINDLIRAGVKDIDRYHEKITISLQPSSLAPNLMSLKLGVFSRDDLPLQYSRSVRVANDNTETYERVLEGTLGYSNPSNVEYLLGKIGISDTQPPSLMRGLQSKHFLEEDFATTIRKKQSASWALKCVRVGVDHFKSGRHVDAMNEYNKALNIDTNNVEALVARGALYANKGSLLKAITDFELALESCPTHRNAKKYLCQTLVERGGQLEEEEKLVTAEGLYRKALALEDSFPDAKEALRKIELLIQKSLKLREEAAAKEAEKAKNVETSAEKLRKILKEEKRMKKKRKISSSSSTSSSSTSSSSDHSSSSGHRKSKKKKRKRRRSSRGEKLKQRVSSRNNRSVSDDEEEWYPAPPNTSASFLDQKCSFVRPFEGPERTEEHSQHHSKGRHRSLSSVSTDAPDNSRGRFEDGPVDGSPQRAESSKGKGVRSDKTSDGEVNGREREASRGHWKSQGQEDQSGPQEVPSSLEKVKHRRMSSSASSEHSCKSDRYANELPSQSHISTYRRSDSGRYGRTERGEKNRATRRSDVGDNRSSTEASLNGKGSAGGNKELSTNLLDIFSQIAQFEKEKCFKPKK